The window tagcacagtggatggatgaataaattgaTCCAAGTATGATTCTGCTTAatgtcattaattcatttaacaaatccTGACTGAGCACCTGcctgtgccaagcactgtcctTATGATGCTTACAGTCTAGTAAGACATTAAGTAAATAGTCACataaaaaatcagagaggaaaataaagaaaacctgtGACCAAGGCCAGAAAAGTATGGTGTGCTGTGACAGCATACAACAGAAGCCCCTAATTTAGATGGGAGGCTATCAGTGAGGCCTTCAGATCTGAAGGATGAAAGAGGGGAGTTGTCCCAGGAGAGGAAACAGTTTCTGCAAAGATCCTAAGCGGGGAATGAGCCCAGTGCTTTGAGAGACTGAGGGGTGGTGGGTACTGTTGAGGGTCTTGTCTTGCAAGGGGTGGCCTGTGCCTCCTAGGATCTGCCTGCAGGGAAGATCCCCGTTTATAGTTTAATACCCTTCTGCCTCCCCGTTTATAGTTTAATACCCTTCTGCCAAAGACAGGGAGCACAGGCAAGCTTGTGCTTGACCCACTGATAGAACAGCTGTGTTTGCAGCATCTCTATGTCCAGAAATCTGGATCCTGGTCACTTTTCTTTGGGCCAGTGTAGTTCAGAGAACTAGTCACTGCAAGTCACTCCGTCgaagagctattttttttaaagattttatttatttgagagagagtgagcgagtgagagagaacaaacaagaggagcagcagagggagagggagaagcacactccctgctgagcaggtagacagatgtggggctccatcccaggaccctgggatcatgacctgagccgaaggcaggcgtttaacagactgagctactcaggtgccatTGGGATGTCTCCAGAACAAGGCGATGGGGGCCAAAGCAGGAGTCCAGCAAGGAGGGCTTTGTAGAATATGCAGGCTGTGTGACCATGGCTAGGGTGGGACCAGAACAGCACAGAGGGGTGGAGGCCACTGCCCACTGATGACATCCTCCTTCCTCCGTTGTAGCCCTCCCAGGAGGCCAGGACCTAGGGCTAGCTTGCTGCTAGAAACCTGGAGGAAGGAGTTAAGAAGGCCAGGCTGATGAGCTGGAGACAGAGCTCTGTTTATCCAGGAAAAGAGGTCACACTAGGCATGGGAGGCCTCTGCCAGCTCCTCCCAGGACTGGGCTGGGGGAGCAAGCTGGAAAGGAAGCTGCTCCCCTGTGGGCTCCGGAACACCTGCGGCCTCTGGGAGGCGGTGAAGCACAGGTGAGGCCTGCGCTCTGGGAGTCCATTCGATCTGGTCGTGGGCTTGGACTCCCAGGCCCGCCGGCATAAGGTTGAGGCCCCGCGGGTGGGCGCAGGGgtgcggcggtggcggcggcagTGGTGGTGGAGCCTCCAGGAGCCGGCCCTGGGGGTGGCCGAGAATCAATGCCGCCTTTGTGCTCAGTGGTTTCCCAGGGAGAGGAGTGGAGAGAGGGAGTGGCGGCCCAACGGCCTCCTGTCCTGTCCGCCCTGCAGACTCCACAAGCGGCGGCAGggcggggaggctggggcaggccAACCGGGGTTTGAGCTGGAGGGTAGTTTCTGACCCCCGAGAGGTACGTCTCCTTGGACTGGCCCTGGGTGCTCGCAGGACCTCAGCCAGGTGTGCAGTGAGTGTGCTTCTGGCCTGGAGCTGctcagaaaggagagggaggagtgggagcGGACAGGTGGGGCAGGGGCCAAAGGATGGCTCGGTCTGCAGAGGCCTGCTCTAGGCTGCCGCTGTGGCTGTGGGGAAGACAGGCCCAGGGGCACCCACAAGACCTTGGGAAAGAGTCTGAGTTcgagatgggggcggggggagaagaTGAGCCTCCTGAGGGTCTCCCTGTCTCTTCAGGGCAGCGGGATGTACCAGCAGGGTTGGGGCTCTCAGTCACTGTTTGTGACCTGCAGATCTGATAATTCGAGAGTGTTCCTCCCTTCTCCTAATAGTAGCCTAGAGTTCTAGGGGGTGTGTTGGGCCTTCTAACTCTTTAGTGAGCGAGCATCCTTGGCACTGATGGCAGGGTCTGAGATCTCGGGTGTCTAAAGCCTGCACCCGGAAACGTGCCTGTCCCGTGCCCTCCTCCATTTCTCCGCAGACCCCCAGGCTTCGCCGCCCgctacttttccttctctgttggGGTCCGTGCGCCGTGTGGGCCAGCATCAGCGCACCTCCCCCGGGCCTCTTCTGTCCTCCGCAGGCCTCCCCAGGGACGCTGGATCTGCGCCCTCTCGGTCCCGCGGCTTTCCGCGCCGCGCCGCCACCGCCCGCCGCATGTGGCTGTCGGAGAAGGCCGGCTACGGGCCGGGGCCGCGGTGGGCGCCGTGCGGCCTGCTCCCTGCGCGCCGAGCCCCggggccgcccgcccgcgcctGTCCCAACGTCCTCACCCCCGACCGCATCCCGCGGTTCTGCATCCCGCCTCGGCTCCCGGACGCCGGCGGTGCCGAGCCCCGGGCCGGGCGCGGCCTCCGCGCCGCCTGCTCGCTGCCGCACCTGGCGGGCCGCGAgggctgccccttcctgcccGAGAGCCCGCACACGCGCCGGCGCGAGTCCCTGTTCcacccgccgccgcccgccgccgccgccgccgccgccgccgccgccgccgccgcgcggcCCCCGCTGCACGTGTCCGCCCCGGACCTGCGCCTGTGCCGGGCCCCGTCGCCCGAGCCGTCGCACCCGCAGTCCCCGGGCGGGCCGCCGCTCTTCCACCCCGACGTCCTGTGCTGCCCCCTGCGGCCCGCCAAGGACAGCGTGCTGCGCCTCGGGCCCCGCGGCGGGCAGCTGCGGCTCTCGGCCGAGTACCAGGCCGGGCCCGGGCGGCTGCGCCTGCGCCTGGTGAGCGCCGAGGGCCTGCCCAGGTCGCGGGCcgggcccggcggcggcggcggcggcggcggcggctgctgcgTGGTGCTGCGGCTGCGGCCGCGCGGCCGGCCCCGGGGCCAGCGGAGCCGCGTGGTCGGGCGCAGCGCCAACCCCATCTTCAACCAAGACTTCTTCTTCGACGGGCTGGGCCCGCGCGACCTGGCCTCCCGCAGCCTGCGGGCCGAGGTGCTGGACCGGGGCGCGGGCCTCCGCAAGGACGTGCTGCTGGGGGAGTGCGAGGCGCCGCTCGCGGCCCTGCTGCCcgccctggggggcggggggcgctgcctCGGCCCGGGGGCCGCGCCGGCGCCTGCCCATCTCAGCCTGTAGGCTGCCTCAAAGAGGTCTCCTCCAGGTGTGTGGGTTCGTTCCTTTCAGCTGCCCAgcccatatttatttttgctaataaAACGTATCTCCTGGGCAGGCTGGCTCCTCTTGTTGGCACCCCACGCTCAGATCTGCAGCCTCCTTTCCTCCCACTGCCCTGACTACACCAGGGACGGAAGAAGCTCATTCCCGGTATACGCTGAATGGGAGCAGCTCTCTAGCGCTGGTTCTCAAACTTGCATGAGCATTAGAATACTCGGCATCAGTAATCCTGTACCCCATCCCCAAGAGCTGCTGAAGCTCCTTTAATAGGTCGGGggttctggagtcccgggatcgagtcccacgagcctgcttctccctcctcctgtgtctctgcctctgcctctctctctctctctctctctttctatcatgaataaataaataaataaatctttttaaaaaaataggtcgGGGGGGGGGGTTAGGTAGGTCCTAGGGCTTGGTCTCAAAGGGCCTCCAACCCTTCAGGGAGCTCTCTAATCACTGAGTCACTCCAGAAAAAGCTCAGTGACTGAAACCAACTTCCACCTCCCTCCGGGGATGGCGAGGGGGGGATGTCCTTGGGGCTTCACAGTGAAAATCAGCAGTCCCCTACTCATCCACCTCCCCACTTGTACCCACATCTCTCCTGAGGACAGATGAAATGTCTGTGTCTTGAAAGTGAGTCAGGAGATGTCAGCTCACGATGCTGAGTTTGGTGTCCTCTCTGTGCTACTCTCATGGGTGAAGCTGCAGCCGATACTCAGAGCAGCATTTGAAGACCAAATGATAGAGATAAAATGTCCCAGGGATTGAGGTGGGAGACGTCCTGAGTGTGAGAGTTCTTCTCATCAATGCCTGAAAAAGGCTGCCccagtgaggaagaggagggtggCAAAGGAGATGGATAAATGTAGGTCAGAATGCGTTCACCTCCTACCTGAAGGTCCCTGATGTCAGCAGtgatcttctctctctccctctccaccttctTCAGAGTTGATTCCTGTTGGCTCGGGCCAGGcttagagaaaggaaggagagagagagagggagggacggagggagggagtgagggaaggacggagtagggggagagaggaggaggaaagcccTGGGTGGACCAGCCCAACTTCTTTCCCCCTCTCGCTTGGGCCCTTTCTTAGTTTCCATGGTGCCCTGAACCAGGGATGAGCCTGCTGGATCCTGATAAACCCCAACAGGTGTAATGTAACACAACATACACTTACTTCCCTGTTCAGATGGCTGGGatgccttctccctcccctgatTGGGACCCCCACCAgccaccccagccctgggccagggcaACCTTGCTCCAGGTGGCCACCAGGTGGTAGCATTGACCAAACAATAATAAGTGCTAACAACTACAAGGATTAGCGCCCAGCAATTTGTCAACTTATTCTTCCCAGCAACTCCCAGGAGGGCTAAGTACTATTGTTATCCAATGTGATGTTGGACTTCATTCCTACAGTGAGGAGTGATGCTAAGATTCGAACCCAGAGGGTCTAGCTCCAGAGTCtgggcttctttttttaagattttatttattgacttgagagagagacagagacacagacagagggagaagcaggctccctgtgctccctgtggggagccagatgcaggactcaatgccaggaccccggagtcatgacctgagccaaggcagatgctcaaccactgagccacccaggagtccccagagTCTGGGCTCTTAATCCCCTCACTATAATATCCCTAAATGCCAGCTGCCACCTCTCAACCAGGTCACTCTGGAAGGGGTCTCCTCCTTCCCTAGGATGACAGCGCTGCCATTTTTTCAGTCTGTGAAATCACCCATGGTTCTAGCCCTGTCCTCAATACTATCCTTCTACTTCAGCCCAAATCCACCCTTGCCCCCGTCACAACCTGGGGTAACTGGATCTGATGCCTATTCGAAAGTCCCCGGAAAGAAATGTAGAGGTCATTTAACTTTCATTCATGCATTCCCTACACAAGGTAGGGAGGCCCCACCGAGGTGCCAGGTAGTGATCAAAACAGAcatagggggatgcctgggtggctcagtggtttggcgcctgcctttggcccagggcatgatcttggagtcccaggatcaagtcccatgtcgggcttcccacagggagcctgcttctccctctgcctgtgtctctgcctctttctctctgtgtgtctctcatgaataaaaaaaaaaaaaaaaaaaacagacacagggATCAGAgaagttacaaaataagtaagtaaaatgtgtaaaaaaaaaaaagttatttggtaATATgttgtagagaaaaagaaagcagggagcAGCATAAGAAAGGGGAGTCagataaagagaagggaagactATAGGAatggaaagagggagggatgaaCCAAAACATCCTTTTCAACCACAGGACTTTGTACCCCGGTCCCATACCTTACTTGGATTATCCCGGTAATCATCACCATCGCTCCAGAAGCTTGGtaccattattcccattttactgagagctagatcagagaggttaaggaaacCTGCCTGGGAATGGCCTGGCTCCCCTggatcccccaccccaccctgctaCTCCCAGGTGGGAATTCAAGGAGCAGTTTACTCAGTTCACAGCTGGGAGCTGTCCCCATGCGATGGAGGCCACAGTGTCCCAGTCCTGGAGGAACTTCCTGGCCAGCTAAGGCCAGGTAGTGCCCCAGGACAGATGAGGTCCTGGGAACCCATCCTGTGTGCACACTGCTATTCACAAGGCTTGCACAAGACCTGTTCACAGGACAATTTCTAGTGTCCCCTTTGCACTGATGTGGTCACTGAAGACTAAGAAATAGTAGGCTGTGTTCTTATCCAAGTCTTTTGCTCCAAAAATCAGAGCTGCTGCCTTTCAGCACTCCTTGCTGCGTCCAAGCCTAAGTGACAGGTGAGTGGTATGGGCAGGGTCACTATGGCAAGTTCAGGGCCAGGAGCTGGGGTCAAACTCCTACTGTTCCCTCCACCCACAGTGGCCTTTGTGAcaggaagggggaggggtagaggctgGGAGAGCTACATATGTTACAGAGCCTCCCTTGTGTTAATGGTTGAGGGAGGAGGAGGTACAGCCCCGTCCCTGGGTCACTCCCCTGGCTCAGATCTCCTCAGGCATGGACCTCTTAGAAAGGACCCAAGAAAAGTTGTCCTAATcattgcatcaggcttcctagaGGGGGTGGCCCTTGAAGGATGGGGCTGGGGCAGTATGTGGCATGCAGGCTGCCCAAGCCCCACATAGTTCCACCTTCACACCACCAGGCCCTCCCTGGAAGTGCAGGCTTACACCGTGCTTTAAGTGGTTTCTGTGGTttaaggggtggggaggaagggaaaacAAGTTGGTGACTGCTCCCCAGTTCcaagccaccaccaccaccctctccccctccagGCTGCTTGCCCCTGCATAGAGATTCCCCAGTCTGATAAGGGAACTTGGGCACATGGGGGGTGAAATGATTGTCTGATTCCTCTTCCTTGCCTAAGAATTGTAAGAATGAacttgaggaggaaaaaaatcactgcccCACTTTGAAAGGACTGATTCTTCCAGAAAAGGGGCCGTGATTGGAGCAGGAGCGAGGAAGATTAGATATGAGGGGGGGACTTCCCAAAAGGATGACCATGGCACCTTCTGGCCctagggagaaagaatcccagaCACCCATGCttgggatggggaaggggtggagaCCTAAGAATGTCCAGGAGGCATGTGATTTGGTGAGGCCCAGAGGCCAGGACCCTGTCTTCCAAAGCCCCTGTCACTTCCTCCTCGCCCTGCACAGTGGCACAATGACTTGGCTGGGAGAGGCAGCCCTACCTGTGGTgtctgggtggggggcgggggcaggactGGCTGGCGCGGCAGGCCTCCACTCCGTGCCCACCACTAGGAGGTCAGAAAGGGCCCTGAGAGACCCGGAGTCACAGAGAAAGATAGgctgaagaggagaaaagacagagaggcacagCAAACAGAACCATGGACAGGGAGGGGCTGGctgggagagacacagagagaggatcccaagcggAAGCAAAGCCAACCATCAGGCTGGGAAGGGTAGAGCAGTACAGCATGACCCCAgtgccccaccccccagccctgtcccccGCCTCCCCTGGcgcccctgtccctctgcctctggctggcCCTCCTTGTCTGCCAGAGGGTACTAGGTGGGGCAGAGCTTCAGAGAGCATGGACTGCCCAAGGGGTAGAGCCCCAGAACAGACCAGCATCCTGTTCTGTGCTGAGAAGTGTACCGAGATGCAGGGGGATAATGACAGGCACAGATATACACTGTCAGACTCTTGGCACAAGGAGGTCCCCAAAAGTGTCCACGCCACTCTTCCTCACTCCCTATCTCCTGACCTACCATCCTATGAGTTGGGAAGTCCTTCTCTACTTCTAATCTTCGTCCCTCAAGCTGCAGCCATTGGGAGACATGGGGAACCACCCTGGAGCAGAGGTGCTTATGGTAGCAGCCTGTGAAGCTCCAGGGTGGGGCAGGAGTGGAGGATGgtgagggggagggcaggagagggccgGGACAGCTGCCTGCCCTCTCCACGCCAGGTGCCACGTGCTGTGGTGTGGCTGGCTCCTGCTCTGCTGTTTACCAGCTGGGAGCGAGAGCAGGAGGTGGTGCCAGGGAGCCGCCCCACTGCATCTTGGCCCCTGGCCAGCCAGCCTGTTGGGTAACTAGGAGAGCCAGGCCCAGCTAATCAAACTCTGGACCAACGCTGTGCAGGAGAGAAGTGGCCTCCAGGACCCACACCAGCCCCATTCTGTCCTAAAGCCTTTGGCAGAGCCCTTCCTCAGTGCAGGCCCACCCAGTCCAGGGGCTCTACCTCCTCTCATGGTGCAGAGCAGCAGCTCTCcaggcctctcccctcctctgcacccccatGCTCCTCCAGCCTGCCATGTGCCCCCAATAGACCAAGAGAATGTGGAGGCATCAGGAAGCCAGGGAATTGTAGGGAAGGGCAGCGAGGTGCAAGGGCCAAGCAGGCAGAGGCCTCAAGAAGCTGAGGGACTGTGGGATGAGTCTGACCGCATCCCAGAGAAGCAGCACATGCCTCACACACATACTGCTGCCCCCCAGGAGAAGCcatcccctccccatctcccctgcTCTTGTCGCCTTTCTTGGTCAGGTAGAAAACACACCATTCCGAAGTCACAAACACCTGGCTTCAAATCACAGTGAAGCCACTTACTGTCCTTGGGTAAGTCCTTCGGCGAGTCAGTAACAACTTTGAGCATCATGTAGCTTATGGGGAAATCTGGAATGATGGTGGATGTTGGGAGGACTGAAGAAAACCACAGCTTTACATAAAGTGCCTGGCAAagggcccagcacacagtaggtgatcCATAAATGCTCCTCCCCTTGCCTTCACTTCTGGTGTGTCTCCTCGAGGCTCCAAACTCTGTTCCTCCAGTCTCTCCCCTTGTCCCTTCCCGCTGCCAGGCCACTCTGCCAGCCACTCCTTTCCCCTGCCTGCTGACGGGCCAggtgctccctccctgctccctcctccctcccctgggccctgctccctgccctcctgggcagCCAGGGCAGCAAGGACGGCACCCAGGGAGCTGCCCCATGGACAGGGCCCCACAGAGACAGCACCGAGCCTCGCAGGGTAAGAGGCCCAGGGCTCTGCAGGCAGGTGGCAAGAACTTGCCTGGAggttcagaggagagagagagattgaaagagtcTGGTCAAAAAagcaaggaggagaaggaggaggaggacgatgatgagacaaagaaggaagagagagatgggTTGGCAGGGGATATAGGCCAGTCTTGATGGAaacaaggagaagcaggaggaggggctcaGGCAGCAGCAGAGGAGGAGATGGTGGAAAgtgtgggggagaagcaggaaacACGTGGAGGGGAAAGACAGGGAGCAGTGGAGAGGGAAGAGACAGGTGTGGGGCGGTAGGGGGTGTGTGAAGAGCAGAGCAGGAAGGGTCAGAGTGGGGCAGGCCCTCCACAGCGTGAGTGCCCCCTGAGAGGAGGTGGTGACCCTCCTTGGGTCAGTGGGCCGAGGGCAGCAGGGGCTGGAAGGCTGGCCTCTCCACCTTCTGCTCCTTCCAGGGAGGAATCTGGCCTGTCTTGAGGGGTGACAGgcaagaggggtgggggaggaaggaaccACACCCTGTCAGCTGCCCATGCCCACTGGCCCAGGAGCATGGGGTTTCATTTCTGCAGAGAATGCGGGGCACCAGCCTGGGGACAGTGAGGGGCAAGGGGCCAGGCAGTCCTCGGGCCTCCCGTGGTCTAACAGAGACCCTCACAGGAGCAGGATCCACAGCCACATGCTTGGTCTGCCATGAGCACCAAGGAGAGTGCCGGCAGCTCAGCCACCTGGTGGAGGAGGACATCCACTGCCCCACAAGGCAGCTGCCCAGGGAGCACCCTACCCCAGGACTGCTCTGAGGGGCAAGGCTGGAGGCCAGAGAGAGGGTGCCACGTCAGGGAGGAAGCTGGGTGGGGCTGGTCAGGatcagggggagtgggaggggccgGTGGAGCCACTCCTTCTCcaggcagggatggggcagggatcATCATCGCAGATTCAGAGGTTAGGGAGACTACAGGGGGCACAAGGCAGGCCTGCAGGCTTTGCTGGGACAAAAGGCTGGCCTCGTGCTCTATGAGGTGCTGCTGCGTGGTTGTAGGAAACAGACCAAGGTCTGGCAGGGGAAGCCTCTTCCCAGGGGCTCCCTtggtaggtgttcagtaaatgctaTAAATGAATGACCACCCACCTTACCCGCCTGCCACCGCCACTGCCATGGCATCTTAGCTGAGGCTTTTCCCTCAGCAACTGCCCCTCGGACGTATGTGcatccctgcccaccccacatCAACCCACCTGGGCCCTCTACTGCCCACTCTCTACCTGGGCCGTAGGAAGGGGTTCCCTCCCCCGCAGGCTGGTGAGCCAGGGGAGCAGCGGGAAGGCAGAGTGGGGTCTATGCTCacagctcttcctcctctgcctccaggCAGCCTCGTCCCCTTACTCTCAACCTGCACACCTCTGGCAGTCCCAGGTGCTTTGGGGCACTAATAAACAAACAAGAGACTTAAGTCCCACAAGGATGTAAGTGGCGCAGAATGTTTGTGGTGCATCTCTAATGGGCCAGCCCCTATGGATGGCTCTGGGGGTACACAATCAAGAGGGCAGGCGGCTTCCCAGCTAGCAGGAGAGCCCCACGTTGTGAATCATGACACAATGACAGCAGTTACGGGACAACATGGCTCTAGTGTCGGGAAAGCAAACACCCGGTGCTGAGTGTCAGCACGAGGCCcagagggggggtggggacaTGCAGCTTCTGCAGTCGGAAGCTCGAGGGACAAGGGCAAGTTGGCTTTACCCTGAGCATGGTGTCAGGAAAGGGCATTCGGGGAAGGACGAGCTTGGGGACTGCCGGAGGTAGTAAGAAGCCTAGTGCTTCTGAGGACCTGCAGGGCAGAGAATGAAGACAGGGCTGCTGTAGCAGATGGTCTCGCCTTCTGCTCAGACACCAGGTTCTGGAGGAAGGAGTAGGGTAGGATAGGGCCTATGACAGGGTGGAGGGTGTCTCCCAGGGCCCACCATCTTCAATTTTTGGCCCCAActgctctcttctctttccagagCTGCTGGCTGCCAAGAAGACCCACACCTGTGAGTAGAAGATTGGGGCAGCACCTGGCGCTGGGTGTGGAGAGACAGCTTAGAAGTCAGGGGGCTCCAGGGGACATGTGCAGAGGTGGCAATGAGGGAAGCAAGGAAGATGGGGAGCCCAGAGGGGAAGAGATGAAGAAACCTCAAGATCAGGGCTataggagaggaggaggaagcctgcctgcagagagggagacaccagGAGAGGAGAATTAGGAAAGGGATGGGcggcagaaagagaggagggtGCTGGACGGAGGCACAGGAGctggcagcagggaggagagagacaggggcaGCCTCAGGGACTCAGAGAGCCTGCACCACTAGGCTTTGTGGCAGCTGAGCCACGTTTGGTGTTCGTCTTGGTGGTTAACACATCCTGAAGTGTGAACAAGCCAAGCTGTGCAGAGCTGGAGAGCAGGAAAGCTTTCACCTCTGTAGGAAACATGACACACAGGAACACTCCAAGCCCTGAAAGACTGAGGCTACAGCATGTGGGAAGGAGGCTAGAGCTCAGGAAGGACTTCCCAACAGATACTGGCAAATATGCATCCTCCTGTGGACCTCTCAGCACATCAGATCTACCCACCCCCCTGGTTTGTGGGAGAAGCTACTCTCCCAGAAAATGCAGCCACTCCACCTCAGTCCCAAAGCTTCTATCACATCAGGGCCATGCATGCCCTTAGCGGCCTGAGGGTGCTCTGGGGGAAGGCCTCCAGAAGCATATGTCCCTGAATCAGTGAGGACCATTCTGGGGCAAGAGAGACCACCTGCATTTC of the Vulpes lagopus strain Blue_001 chromosome 5, ASM1834538v1, whole genome shotgun sequence genome contains:
- the C2CD4D gene encoding C2 calcium-dependent domain-containing protein 4D, producing the protein MWLSEKAGYGPGPRWAPCGLLPARRAPGPPARACPNVLTPDRIPRFCIPPRLPDAGGAEPRAGRGLRAACSLPHLAGREGCPFLPESPHTRRRESLFHPPPPAAAAAAAAAAAAARPPLHVSAPDLRLCRAPSPEPSHPQSPGGPPLFHPDVLCCPLRPAKDSVLRLGPRGGQLRLSAEYQAGPGRLRLRLVSAEGLPRSRAGPGGGGGGGGGCCVVLRLRPRGRPRGQRSRVVGRSANPIFNQDFFFDGLGPRDLASRSLRAEVLDRGAGLRKDVLLGECEAPLAALLPALGGGGRCLGPGAAPAPAHLSL